One Gossypium hirsutum isolate 1008001.06 chromosome A11, Gossypium_hirsutum_v2.1, whole genome shotgun sequence genomic window carries:
- the LOC107889605 gene encoding probable low-specificity L-threonine aldolase 1 isoform X2 yields MVARTVDLRSDTVTKPTETMRAAMATAEVDDDVLGADPTAFRLESEVAKITGKEAGLFVSSGTMGNLISVLVHCDIRGSEVILGDNSHIHIYENGGISTIGGVHPRPVKNNEDGTMDIDSIEVAIRDPRGELVFPTTKLICLENSHANSGGRCLSAEYTDRVGELAKKNGLKLHIDGARIFNASVALGVPVQRLVQAADSVSVCLSKGLGAPVGSVIVGSKSFITKARRLRKTLGGGMRQVGFICAAAFVALKENVEKLDGDHKKAKELAEGLTQIKGLKVDVAAVETNIIYVDIVEGSKITAEKLYKNLEEHGVLVMPKGLSRMRIVLHHQISSSDVHYTLSCFQQAFTGMRQEIGSYSISTSRDVSYA; encoded by the exons ATGGTGGCTAGAACAGTGGATCTTCGATCTGATACAGTAACAAAACCAACAGAGACAATGAGGGCTGCAATGGCCACTGCTGAAGTTGATGATGATGTCTTGGGAGCTGATCCAACTGCGTTCCGGTTAGAATCGGAGGTCGCCAAGATCACGGGCAAGGAAGCCGGTCTATTTGTCTCATCAGGCACCATGGGTAACCTCATAAGTGTTCTAGTTCATTGTGATATAAGAGGAAGTGAAGTCATTCTTGGTGACAATTCTCATATCCATATTTATGAGAATGGTGGTATTTCAACAATTGGAGGTGTACATCCAAGGCCAGTCAAGAACAATGAAGATGGAACAATGGATATCGATTCAATCGAAGTCGCTATTAGAGATCCGAGAGGAGAGCTTGTGTTCCCAACTACGAAGTTGATTTGCTTGGAGAATTCACATGCCAA CTCCGGTGGTAGATGCTTGTCTGCGGAATACACCGACAGAGTTGGAGAGCTGGCTAAGAAGAACGGCTTGAAGCTTCACATCGACGGGGCTCGCATTTTCAATGCATCAGTG GCACTTGGAGTTCCAGTTCAGAGGCTTGTACAAGCTGCGGATTCTGTCTCG GTGTGTCTATCAAAAGGTTTGGGTGCTCCGGTTGGATCAGTCATTGTTGGTTCGAAAAGCTTCATTACCAAG GCTAGGAGACTTCGGAAAACCTTAGGTGGTGGGATGAGGCAGGTTGGCTTCATCTGCGCTGCCGCTTTTGTTGCTTTGAAAGAGAATGTTGAAAAGCTTGATGGTGATCACAAGAAGGCAAAGGAGTTAGCAG AGGGCCTAACTCAAATCAAAGGTCTAAAAGTGGATGTTGCTGCAGTGGAAACCAATATT ATATATGTTGACATAGTGGAGGGCTCAAAAATCACAGCAGAGAAACTATACAAGAATTTAGAGGAACATGGTGTACTTGTAATGCCAAAGGGCCTATCCAG GATGCGAATTGTCCTCCACCACCAAATTTCATCAAGTGATGTGCACTACACTTTGTCATGCTTTCAG
- the LOC107889605 gene encoding probable low-specificity L-threonine aldolase 2 isoform X3 — protein sequence MFFNGFLDFSNFLSLFFFNGWSFLETSSTCHGINSQIIWISTLNSSTMVARTVDLRSDTVTKPTETMRAAMATAEVDDDVLGADPTAFRLESEVAKITGKEAGLFVSSGTMGNLISVLVHCDIRGSEVILGDNSHIHIYENGGISTIGGVHPRPVKNNEDGTMDIDSIEVAIRDPRGELVFPTTKLICLENSHANSGGRCLSAEYTDRVGELAKKNGLKLHIDGARIFNASVALGVPVQRLVQAADSVSVCLSKGLGAPVGSVIVGSKSFITKARRLRKTLGGGMRQVGFICAAAFVALKENVEKLDGDHKKAKELAEGLTQIKGLKVDVAAVETNIDANCPPPPNFIK from the exons ATGTTCTTTAATGGGTTTTTAGATTTCTCcaatttcctttctcttttcttttttaacgGATGGAGTTTCCTTGAGACTAGTTCAACATGTCATGGGATAAATTCACAAATTATATGGATTTCGACACTAAATTCAT CAACAATGGTGGCTAGAACAGTGGATCTTCGATCTGATACAGTAACAAAACCAACAGAGACAATGAGGGCTGCAATGGCCACTGCTGAAGTTGATGATGATGTCTTGGGAGCTGATCCAACTGCGTTCCGGTTAGAATCGGAGGTCGCCAAGATCACGGGCAAGGAAGCCGGTCTATTTGTCTCATCAGGCACCATGGGTAACCTCATAAGTGTTCTAGTTCATTGTGATATAAGAGGAAGTGAAGTCATTCTTGGTGACAATTCTCATATCCATATTTATGAGAATGGTGGTATTTCAACAATTGGAGGTGTACATCCAAGGCCAGTCAAGAACAATGAAGATGGAACAATGGATATCGATTCAATCGAAGTCGCTATTAGAGATCCGAGAGGAGAGCTTGTGTTCCCAACTACGAAGTTGATTTGCTTGGAGAATTCACATGCCAA CTCCGGTGGTAGATGCTTGTCTGCGGAATACACCGACAGAGTTGGAGAGCTGGCTAAGAAGAACGGCTTGAAGCTTCACATCGACGGGGCTCGCATTTTCAATGCATCAGTG GCACTTGGAGTTCCAGTTCAGAGGCTTGTACAAGCTGCGGATTCTGTCTCG GTGTGTCTATCAAAAGGTTTGGGTGCTCCGGTTGGATCAGTCATTGTTGGTTCGAAAAGCTTCATTACCAAG GCTAGGAGACTTCGGAAAACCTTAGGTGGTGGGATGAGGCAGGTTGGCTTCATCTGCGCTGCCGCTTTTGTTGCTTTGAAAGAGAATGTTGAAAAGCTTGATGGTGATCACAAGAAGGCAAAGGAGTTAGCAG AGGGCCTAACTCAAATCAAAGGTCTAAAAGTGGATGTTGCTGCAGTGGAAACCAATATT GATGCGAATTGTCCTCCACCACCAAATTTCATCAAGTGA
- the LOC107889586 gene encoding phosphoenolpyruvate carboxylase kinase 1 codes for MLSETLKNKYQLCEEIGRGRFGVISRVFCPLTESSFACKSIDKRLLSDPTDRECLENEPKVMTLLSPHSNIVQIYDMFESDDTLQLIIDLCQPFTLYDKILEPDMSEPKAAAYMQQLMLGLAHCHRFGIVHRDIKPDNIFFDFRGNLKIGDFGSSTWLGEVGTADGLVGTPYYVAPEVVMGRAYNEKVDVWSAGVVLYVMLAGVPPFYGETADEIFEAVLRGNLRFPSRIFRSVSAEVKDLLRKMICRDVSRRWSAEQVLRHPWILNGGETISMD; via the exons ATGTTGAGTGAGACATTGAAGAACAAGTACCAATTATGTGAAGAGATCGGAAGAGGGCGGTTTGGGGTTATCTCTCGAGTGTTTTGCCCTTTAACCGAATCCTCCTTCGCCTGTAAATCCATCGACAAACGCCTCCTTTCCGACCCCACCGATCGAGAATGTCTGGAGAACGAACCCAAAGTCATGACCCTTTTGTCTCCTCACTCCAACATCGTTCAAATCTACGACATGTTTGAATCCGATGATACCCTTCAACTCATCATTGATCTCTGCCAGCCTTTTACCCTCTACGACAAGATTCTGGAACCCGATATGTCTGAACCTAAAGCCGCGGCTTACATGCAACAGCTTATGTTGGGTTTGGCTCATTGTCACAGGTTTGGGATCGTTCATAGAGATATTAAACCTGATAACATTTTTTTCGACTTTAGAGGTAATTTGAAGATTGGGGATTTCGGGTCTTCCACATGGTTAGGGGAAGTTGGGACCGCCGATGGGTTGGTGGGTACGCCTTATTATGTAGCGCCGGAAGTTGTGATGGGTAGGGCTTACAATGAGAAGGTTGATGTGTGGAGTGCGGGTGTGGTTCTGTACGTTATGTTAGCCGGTGTTCCACCGTTTTACGGTGAAACGGCGGATGAGATTTTCGAGGCTGTTCTGAGAGGGAATTTAAGGTTTCCATCTAGGATTTTCAGGTCAGTCTCTGCTGAGGTTAAGGACTTGTTGAGGAAGATGATTTGCAGAGATGTTTCCAGGAGATGGTCTGCTGAACAAGTCCTGA GGCACCCATGGATCTTGAATGGAGGGGAAACAATTTCAATGGACTGA
- the LOC107889605 gene encoding probable low-specificity L-threonine aldolase 1 isoform X1, with product MFFNGFLDFSNFLSLFFFNGWSFLETSSTCHGINSQIIWISTLNSSTMVARTVDLRSDTVTKPTETMRAAMATAEVDDDVLGADPTAFRLESEVAKITGKEAGLFVSSGTMGNLISVLVHCDIRGSEVILGDNSHIHIYENGGISTIGGVHPRPVKNNEDGTMDIDSIEVAIRDPRGELVFPTTKLICLENSHANSGGRCLSAEYTDRVGELAKKNGLKLHIDGARIFNASVALGVPVQRLVQAADSVSVCLSKGLGAPVGSVIVGSKSFITKARRLRKTLGGGMRQVGFICAAAFVALKENVEKLDGDHKKAKELAEGLTQIKGLKVDVAAVETNIIYVDIVEGSKITAEKLYKNLEEHGVLVMPKGLSRMRIVLHHQISSSDVHYTLSCFQQAFTGMRQEIGSYSISTSRDVSYA from the exons ATGTTCTTTAATGGGTTTTTAGATTTCTCcaatttcctttctcttttcttttttaacgGATGGAGTTTCCTTGAGACTAGTTCAACATGTCATGGGATAAATTCACAAATTATATGGATTTCGACACTAAATTCAT CAACAATGGTGGCTAGAACAGTGGATCTTCGATCTGATACAGTAACAAAACCAACAGAGACAATGAGGGCTGCAATGGCCACTGCTGAAGTTGATGATGATGTCTTGGGAGCTGATCCAACTGCGTTCCGGTTAGAATCGGAGGTCGCCAAGATCACGGGCAAGGAAGCCGGTCTATTTGTCTCATCAGGCACCATGGGTAACCTCATAAGTGTTCTAGTTCATTGTGATATAAGAGGAAGTGAAGTCATTCTTGGTGACAATTCTCATATCCATATTTATGAGAATGGTGGTATTTCAACAATTGGAGGTGTACATCCAAGGCCAGTCAAGAACAATGAAGATGGAACAATGGATATCGATTCAATCGAAGTCGCTATTAGAGATCCGAGAGGAGAGCTTGTGTTCCCAACTACGAAGTTGATTTGCTTGGAGAATTCACATGCCAA CTCCGGTGGTAGATGCTTGTCTGCGGAATACACCGACAGAGTTGGAGAGCTGGCTAAGAAGAACGGCTTGAAGCTTCACATCGACGGGGCTCGCATTTTCAATGCATCAGTG GCACTTGGAGTTCCAGTTCAGAGGCTTGTACAAGCTGCGGATTCTGTCTCG GTGTGTCTATCAAAAGGTTTGGGTGCTCCGGTTGGATCAGTCATTGTTGGTTCGAAAAGCTTCATTACCAAG GCTAGGAGACTTCGGAAAACCTTAGGTGGTGGGATGAGGCAGGTTGGCTTCATCTGCGCTGCCGCTTTTGTTGCTTTGAAAGAGAATGTTGAAAAGCTTGATGGTGATCACAAGAAGGCAAAGGAGTTAGCAG AGGGCCTAACTCAAATCAAAGGTCTAAAAGTGGATGTTGCTGCAGTGGAAACCAATATT ATATATGTTGACATAGTGGAGGGCTCAAAAATCACAGCAGAGAAACTATACAAGAATTTAGAGGAACATGGTGTACTTGTAATGCCAAAGGGCCTATCCAG GATGCGAATTGTCCTCCACCACCAAATTTCATCAAGTGATGTGCACTACACTTTGTCATGCTTTCAG
- the LOC107889597 gene encoding LOW QUALITY PROTEIN: cell division cycle 5-like protein (The sequence of the model RefSeq protein was modified relative to this genomic sequence to represent the inferred CDS: inserted 1 base in 1 codon) produces the protein MRIMIKGGVWKNTEDEILKAAVMKYGKNQWARISSLLVRKSAKQCKARWYEWLDPSIKKTEWTREEDEKLLHLAKLMPTQWRTIAPIVGRTPSQCLEQYEKLLDAACARDENYEPGDDPRKLRPGEIDPNPESKPARPDPVDMDEDEKEMLSEARARLANTRGKKAKRKAREKQLEEARRLASLQKRRELKAAGIDTRQRKRKRKGIDYNAEIPFEKRPPXGFYDVADEDRPVEQPKFPTTIEELEGKRRVDIEAQLRKQDIAKNKIAQRQDAASAILQANKLNDPEAVRKRSKLMLPEPQISNHELEEIAKMGYASDLLAGNEELAEASSATRALLSNYSQTPRQGVTPLRTPQRTPAGKGDAIMMEAENLARLRESQTPLLGGENPELHPSDFSGVTPKRQVQTPNPMLTPAATPGGTGLTPRIGMTPSRDGYSFGLTPKGAPIRDELHINEDMDLHDSVKLEQQRQADIRRNLRSGLGSLPQPKNEYQIVIQPPPEESEEPEEKIEEDMSDRIARERAEEEAQQQALLKKRSKVLQRELPRPPSASLELIRDSLMRTDGDKSTFVPPTLFEQADEMIRKELLSLLEHDNAKYPLDEKANKGKKKGAKRSANGSIPSIEDFEEDEMKEADSWVKEEAEFLRVAMGHENESLDDFVEAHNTCLSDLMYFPTRHAYGLSSVAGNTEKLAALQSEFDHVKKKMDNDKLKAEGMEKKFNVLTQGYERRAATLWRQIESTFKQIDTAGTELECFQALQKQEQLAASHRINGLWEEVQKQKELEQTSQSRYGNLIAEIERIQKIMNVYRVQAQKQAEAAEKDHALESSEAPASQAAVPSSGLSEPAPSSEDVYSSLDGQPSLKIDMNVDSQEQHATMDLETGGNISGNVPLVVEDNGDNITKTPAQDAGTSSEVVAESVNPDTVSTKPESIEEALEGEGFTDHAKIDSTCVLGGDTAENQTAMEE, from the exons ATGAGGATTATGATAAAAGGAGGAGTATGGAAGAACACGGAGGATGAGATATTGAAAGCGGCGGTTATGAAATATGGGAAGAATCAATGGGCCCGAATTTCTTCTTTACTTGTTCGTAAATCTGCTAAGCAATGTAAGGCTCGTTGGTATGAATGGCTTGACCCTTCAATCAAAAAg ACCGAGTGGACAAGAGAAGAGGATGAAAAGCTGTTGCATCTCGCAAAGCTCATGCCAACACAATGGAGAACAATTGCTCCAATTGTTGGTCGGACTCCATCTCAATGTCTAGAGCAATATGAGAAACTCCTTGATGCAGCTTGTGCTAGAGATGAAAATTATGAGCCTGGTGATGACCCCAGGAAATTACGTCCTGGAGAGATTGATCCTAACCCTGAATCAAAACCTGCACGACCGGATCCTGTTGATATGGATGAGGATGAGAAAGAAATGCTTTCTGAAGCTCGTGCCCGGTTAGCTAATACTAGAGGTAAGAAGGCGAAGAGGAAAGCTAGGGAGAAACAACTTGAAGAGGCTAGGAGGCTTGCATCTTTGCAGAAAAGGAGGGAACTTAAGGCTGCTGGGATCGATACAAGGCAacgaaagagaaaaagaaagggaattGATTATAATGCTGAAATCCCCTTTGAGAAGAGGCCTC CCGGGTTTTATGATGTTGCTGATGAAGATAGACCTGTGGAACAGCCTAAGTTCCCAACAACCATTGAAGAACTTGAGGGAAAAAGAAGAGTTGATATTGAAGCACAGTTACGGAAGCAGGATATTGCAAAAAATAAAATTGCACAGAGGCAGGATGCCGCATCGGCAATATTGCAGGCCAACAAGCTAAATGATCCAGAAGCAGTGAGGAAGAGATCCAAACTTATGCTACCAGAACCTCAGATATCGAATCATGAACTAGAGGAGATTGCCAAGATGGGATATGCCAGTGATCTTCTTGCTGGTAATGAGGAACTGGCTGAAGCGAGTAGTGCTACTCGTGCTCTTCTTTCAAATTATTCCCAGACTCCACGGCAGGGAGTGACACCTTTACGGACCCCACAAAGAACACCTGCTGGAAAAGGTGATGCTATCATGATGGAAGCTGAAAATCTGGCTAGGTTGAGAGAATCCCAAACGCCTCTACTTGGTGGAGAAAATCCTGAGCTGCATCCTTCAGATTTTTCTGGGGTCACTCCTAAAAGGCAGGTCCAAACACCCAACCCAATGTTGACTCCTGCGGCAACCCCTGGTGGTACTGGTCTTACTCCTCGAATTGGAATGACACCATCAAGGGATGGCTACTCTTTTGGTCTGACCCCTAAAGGAGCTCCCATCAGGGATGAGCTCCACATAAATGAAGACATGGATCTACATGACAGTGTCAAGCTTGAGCAACAAAGGCAAGCTGATATAAGAAGGAACTTGCGATCTGGGCTTGGTAGTCTTCCACAGCCAAAGAATGAGTACCAAATAGTCATTCAACCACCCCCAGAGGAAAGTGAAGAACCAGAGGAGAAAATTGAAGAAGACATGTCTGATAGAATAGCCAGAGAAAGGGCTGAGGAAGAAGCACAGCAGCAGGCATTGCTTAAGAAGAGATCAAAAGTGTTGCAAAGGGAGCTTCCAAGACCACCTAGTGCATCACTGGAACTAATTAGAGATTCTTTGATGAGGACTGATGGAGACAAAAGTACCTTTGTTCCTCCTACTCTATTTGAGCAGGCTGATGAAATGATAAGAAAAGAGCTTCTGTCCTTGCTGGAGCACGACAATGCTAAGTATCCACTTGATGAAAAGGCAAACAAAGGGAAGAAAAAGGGTGCGAAGCGTTCTGCTAATGGATCTATTCCGAGTATAGAAGATTTTGAGGAAGATGAAATGAAAGAG GCTGATTCGTGGGTAAAGGAAGAGGCTGAATTCCTTCGTGTGGCAATGGGGCACGAAAATGAATCTCTTGATGATTTTGTTGAAGCACATAATACTTGCCTAAGTGATCTCATGTACTTCCCTACTCGTCATGCTTATGGTCTGTCAAGTGTTGCTGGAAATACGGAGAAACTTGCAGCCCTGCAGTCTGAATTTGACCATGTGAAAAAGAAGATGGATAATGATAAGTTGAAAGCAGAAGGCATGGAGAAGAAGTTCAATGTTCTCACACAGGGTTATGAG AGACGGGCTGCAACACTTTGGCGTCAGATTGAATCAACCTTTAAGCAGATTGATACTGCAGGAACAGAACTAGAGTGTTTTCAAGCATTACAAAAGCAGGAGCAGCTAGCAGCTTCACACAGAATAAATGGTCTGTGGGAGGAAGTTCAGAAACAGAAAGAGCTTGAACAAACCTCACAAAGTCGCTACGGGAATCTCATAGCTGAGATAGAAAGGATACAAAAGATCATGAATGTATACAGAGTACAAGCACAAAAACAAGCAGAGGCAGCTGAAAAGGATCATGCTCTTGAGTCGTCTGAGGCTCCAGCAAGTCAAGCTGCTGTGCCAAGCTCAGGACTTTCCGAGCCTGCACCTTCCTCGGAGGATGTTTACTCTTCTCTTGATGGCCAGCCAAGCCTGAAAATTGATATGAATGTTGATTCCCAAGAACAGCATGCTACTATGGATTTGGAAACAGGTGGAAACATATCTGGTAATGTGCCTTTGGTTGTGGAAGACAACGGAGATAATATCACAAAGACACCGGCTCAGGATGCTGGAACAAGTTCTGAGGTTGTTGCAGAATCTGTAAATCCTGACACAGTCTCTACCAAACCGGAAAGCATCGAAGAAGCGCTTGAAGGTGAAGGTTTTACCGATCATGCCAAGATTGACAGTACATGTGTCTTGGGTGGAGATACCGCTGAAAACCAAACTGCAATGGAGGAATAG